The genomic segment TGAACCCAATCAAATAATTGAATTttgtaatataaaaaatatatactttCTGTGTTGAATTTTGTTACCTTTGTTGGTTTTCGAACCCATTCCAATAATTGAATTAtttgaatattaaaaaaaaaatctgtttTGAATTTTGCTAATTTTGTTGAGGGTGTGTTTTATTGCAAGGTTTTTTCTACGGTAGAAAACTCGCCACTTTGCAGAAGGGAAATGACCGTTTTAGATTTAACAGTAAATTTTGTGTTTTAGAGTGAATGAATCTTCCATGGTTAGAGTTATtgatttggagagttgtttctgaTGAAAGAAGTGGATATAATATGTTtgctttatttattatatttggtTCTTAACACAAACAACGATTTATGAAACTGGTATAGTTATTTCAGTTTGTTGTGAGCATGTTTGAACAATGAATTTGTTCAGGTAGGTGTGTACAGGATGTCTAATGAACGTATTGGGTGCTCCTTGGCTGATGCTGCATCCAGTCCTAAATATATGGATTATCTTGCCACCGCTGCAGCTTCCGTTCCTTCTCCCTCTTTGCATGTCGTCTATGTTAATACACCCCTCGAGACCAAAGCTTACACACATGAAGTTGTTCCAACAATTATCTGTACCTCTTTTAATGTCGTGCAAACCATTATGCAGGTTGGTTGTGCCATTTCTTTTTGAATAATATAATCATTTGGTTGTTTACTTTATGTCCATACTTCAGATTCTTTTTACTTATTGTGAGCTGCATCTGGTAATTTTCAAGGCTTTTGCAGAAGTGCCTAATTTAAGCGTATGGTATGGTCCTGACACTTGCATGGGAGCAAATATCATGGAGTTGTTTCGGCAGATGGCTGTGATGTGCAGTTTATATCAATGATTGTTGATTCCCAGTCTATTAATtgaattttgtattttatttcatatttttgagaGTGTGAAAGAATtaatcgaattttatatcaaattaaTTTGTTCGTTTTTATCTTGCGGgtgataatttatttattacgaGTTTCAAGGTCATTTGATCTAATCTTTCACATATTCTTAACAGAGTCACTAAATCATTATATTATGTCTTCTTAGACATTGTTTTATTATAATGTTTATAGACACATTTAGATTTTGGTTTATAGgttttaaattcaaatgtttcaAGATCTAGCAGAGTTGCGATAACAAAATTCCAAACTTTCATCTGGCACAATTGCATATATACTAATATGGTGTATTTGAATATTTGATGCATattctaatatttttttgaCCATCTTTTGACTATTTGTTTATTTCTTTTACATTGAATGTTAACATTATTGCAtttcaataatatatttatgaTACAAAATATTTTTGTGTCATAGTGTTGTGATATCATGAAGGTTTAATATATCACGCTCATATATTCATGACACACGCAACGTGTGTGCCTCGGTTACTAGTATATTATTAAGTATGAGAACATGATAATAACTACTTATAGaggatattaaattttttttctaatttggcatttatatgatattaatattatatttttgttttttgtttttgtttttgttttttaaatttcaacacacacatctttttatttcaatcattcaaatattaatttaatctttacacaatttattaaatttcactttaatccatcgataatgataaaaaaattataaacacTTGTGCTGAATAATTACTTTATAGAGAGAGAGTTTTAGTTTGTAACTTAGAAGCCACGGCCTTATCCCACTCAGGTAGGGCAGCCGGCCGGCGGTTTCGTCTGCTCTTCCCCTTAGTCCTTCTCAGCCACGTCCATGGCGGGAATCCCGAATTTCAAGCCCCTTTCTTTTCGCCCACTATCTTTATCCCTCTGCTCCAACTCCCGCCCGTTAGTCCTTCTTACTCAACTCAGAACCCCCTCTCGCCGACGTACATTTCCCAGTAAGCTAAAACGGAAGCTTTTCAACTTTTCTCTTACACATTAATGGCCATGATCTCATCTTTTCATTTTTGTTGCAGAGATACATGCGTTGTCGAGTAATGACATAAAAGTAGGCCTCAACATTGAAGTGGACGGAGCTCCTTGGCGGGTTCTTGGTAATTTTTACTCCTTTTGTGTTATCCTTGGTTTGCATTTTTGTTTATTACTCAATGTGTGCAATAAATCCATGGCCTCacttttatttatatttgaCAAATCTTAACGATTTATATTCTggttatatataatttatatttggtTAGTTTCCGATTCATAATTTTGTCAGTCATCTTGAATTTGATATGTGGGCATTCTATAGAGTTTCTCCATGTCAAACCGGGCAAAGGCGCAGCGTACGTGAGGACCACATTGCGCAACTATGTGACAGGAAACCAAGTCGAAAGAACTTTCAGAGCTGGAAGTAAGGTAACTACCTTGTAGCTGTTTGTTTTGTACTCTCATTCTTTCTTGTTAGTTTACTCTATCAAAGAATATATATCATGTGGTGAACGCTTTTGAGATTGAATGCAAGTACATATTCACAATGGAGTTTTATAGGTAGAGGAGGTCTAAGGTTGGTATTTGTTGGAGCCTAATTTCCAGCAACTCAAAAACAAGTGAGTAAACGAAATTACTCACAGAATTTCCTCAATGAAATACCATTTGAAGCTTGAAACTTGAAAGTGGATTGGTTCAAAAATGAATACCATttacaaaagaaagaaaatattaattcCATACGCCCTAGCACACGGTGGTAATAACTGAAATTGTATACTCAATGATCCCTCTTAAGAGTTTTTGGCCATATTTCATATGCATTCTTCCCACGCGCACACCCTCTTCTCCCTCACAACCTTTTCTAGCATATTCTTGATATATTGGATACTTATATTGACTTTCTTGGCCTAACTTATTTGGGACCAGTTATTATGGGATTGAAACATCCATATAATTATATGACCTACATGTTTGGGGCAGTTAAACTTGCGCTGATTGGATTCTAATAATATCATTTACATCAAGGCAAAATCTTTTGTTCTGTGGAATCTTGAGTTTGTGTTTTCCATATTAGCTGCTTTATTGCTAATGTTAAATTTCCCCTGATTTATACAGTTAGAAGCGGCAGATATATTGAAAGAAACCAAGCAATACACTTACAAAGATGGTGCTCAATATGTCTTCATGGACTTGGTTGGTTGTTTAGTACTTTCAATTTTGTTAAATGGCATGTTTCAAAATTTTCTTATCCAGCTTTTCAGCATCCAAATTAGAGACAAAAGTCCTCTGTTGGAACTAGTAAACCTAACTATGACGAGGAAGATGCTTATCTTCGGCTCAACATATAGTTATGAGTTTGGGTTCAAAATGATAGGTAAAATAGTTACTCGTGTTAAGCTTCAATGGAAACATGCCCTCCTTCTGTtggatttaatatgttaatcTTAAGGAATTTATCAATTGATTTTCGTTTTTTGTTCAATCCTtttattcatttctcaattcgtCTATTTTGGACACTTGTTTGTCAGCCGATCTTAACTCCAAAGCATATAAACAAAGGGAGAAGCTCTGTAACAGTATAACTTGTATCATTTGCttaaaatttgatataatttcCATCTTTTGGACACAAATCACATCATCTAGTTTTACTAGAATCCACTGGTTGTATAAGCATgtggtgatgagtggaaaatgCTAGTCTTCATTGAACATGGGCTGTGGTACTAATTGGGTAGTATGATTGATGCATGAAATTCATCCAGACAACATATGAGGAATTCCGTCTGGATGAGGCAGATGTTGGGGATAAATCGAAGTGGCTAAAGGAAGGCATGGACTGCAATTTGCTTTTCTGGAATAACAAGGTATCTTTTTACTGTCATCTGTTTTGCTTGTGTTATCTGAGATGCAAAAGGCTACAAAACACAAATAATGAATTATCATTGCTTGTTGAAGGTTATTGATTTTGAGCTCCCGATCACGGTGAAGTTAACTGTGGTTGAAGTTGATCCTGGACTCAGAGGTGATACGGCCCAAGGTACTTGCTATTGGATGCACGCTTTCCTGGtttttaaaagtaatttttgTGTTGTTTTGGTGTTCTTTACCGTAAATGCTTCATGTGTATTTGTTGTTTATATGTAATGCAGGAGGATCTAAACCCGCGACCCTTGATACAGGTGCTGTGGTGAGCGTCCCATTGTTCATAGACAAAGGCGAGGAAATTTTGGTAGATACCAGAACTGGGCAGTACATGAGTCGTGCATAGATATCATTTATGTATAAGTAGAGAAATCAAAGAATTATGAGAGAAACCGGTCGAGGGAAATTAAGATATAGATTTTGCTGTTTTGTTCATGCTACCATATGAGTAATGCTTTTACCCACTCAGCAAATAACATGATAATAAATCACGGTCACTCAACTATGATCATGATATATGGAAGAGTGGTAATGATTCATCTCTCGTCACACGTATCATGTGTTAGATTGATATTACTCCGGTAGCATCTACCGAGCCAGATTTTGCTTCCGAAGATATAATTTTACACCCATTAATTTCTTGTCATTATTATCATTAATCGTTATGGTAACGTGGATTTACTGTCAATTTGACTCTTTTCTCACAGCATTACTCGCTATGCAAATATTGGGTTTGTTTCAACCTGTCTGCACGGGTAATGAACGGTCCAGatcactccacatgagtgatccgGACCAACctccatgtaaaaaaaaaaaaaattgactcgaaAAAATCCGAGCCATCGGATCGACCCTTTGCGAGCAGTGTCCGCAGGGGGGTAGGGTCGAGTGAACCCAAATATTGGACGTACATTTATTACGCAGTCGGTCGAAACGACCAAACTAATTATATCCCCTATCCGTTTGTATTTGTATAATAATAAATGTACATCgggaaaaaaatttaatgataaatAATCACCTAATACTCTTTTTGTGGGAGTGGAATGTGAAAGGCCATGCATGAAGAAAAAGGAGGAGACGACTGAAATGGGGAAATTACCCGTTATTGTAATAGATTACAACAAAATGACATACCACACAATCTGATCTTCCCTACACACAGACGAGCGACGGCCGTCTTACAATCTACGGATCAGACCCTTAATGATCTGCTGTGTGTTTTCCAGGAGGGGTCCTTCATATTCGGGGGAGCATTTTTGCTTGGACTCGATTTCTTACCAAGAattggtcccaacatcttcttCATAACCTTCCGAAAACCTGACTCTCGGCCTCCTGGCTTCGAAACCAGGCAACGCTGGACAGCCGGCTCAGAAAGGCTACGCCCCAGAATGGCTTGGTTCAACTGCACCTCGAAGGAAAGGCGCTCATATTGATCCACCAACGTGCTGTATTCATCACCAAACCTCCTCAAAGTGCCTTCCATTCTCAGAGTCCTAGTTCTTCACATCCACCGGATTATGAGAATATTTGTATGTTATTATGCATATAAGATTTGTGTGAGAGGCAGCAGGTGTGCGAGCGTGATTTATATATCTTGGAAAGATGCGCCTTTAAAATTATGTAAATAGTCattaatttcattaaattttgattttcaaaattCGCATTTAACTCCTTTCTACCTTTTGCACCTTCatttaattacaaaaactccTCCCATACTTCTTTGCGATGATGATTAATTCACGTTGAACCAAATAAAAgctgtttttaaaaaaaaaaactttaattaGGGAAAATTTTAACAAATCATAAAGACTAAGAAAACTTATAAAACACAGTgaaacaattattttttttgatTTACTTGGCATAAAATATTAGGTATTTCAATCACAGTAACAAAATAATGATTAATTTGAAAAGAATTATGCTTTACTTGAAAAGATAGAGAGAGAGAACCGAGAAACTTGCAAAATGAAGCTGTGCGTATTTTCAAGCACTTTATGCTTTCTTGTCTGATGAGAATTCTCTTAGTTTGTTCCTCCACTATTACCAGTCTTATTCGACACAAAAGTCTTGCGACATCATGCGCAGAAGCATAGTCCCACTGATTCTAAAACTGAAactaactaaaaaaaaaaaaacacacacacacacacacacatatattgaACGCTTGGAATTGTTCCAGTTTTCATGCAAAATGGATTGATACTATATAATTGTTTAAGTTAGATTTTATAAACTATGAGTGaaattttttgcttttacaAGACTACTTTCCTGGTGTGCTGTATTGTTTATGGATATATCTCGTAATAATACTTGTAATATGTTCAAGAACCAGAATTCTAATAGCCGCAgcttatatttatatatatatagagagagagGCGCAAGGCAGACATTACAAACTTGTGTTATAGCAGAAAAAAAATGTGGAGAGGGCTACAAAAAAACGTATTTCGCAACGCCACTGTGCGATGGGCTTTCATCTTTCTCCTCCTCCCTTATCTTCTCCAGGACATGAACCAAATTAATGCAACTTGATCACCTTTACATAGTAAACTTGAATCGGAATAACTACAAATTAAGAGGGTCTTTCACTCCCCTTTACTTGACTTTCCTTTGACACCTTCTCTTGTTCCTTTTCTCTCAATGATTTAACCGGAGATATTATCTATAAACATTACCAAAGAATCACCAAAATTTCAATTCGTGACACCCGATAAAACATTCAGCTATTTAAAATTCAAGCTGCAGCTAGCTCATATAGTAAAACAGCACTGAACGGGAGAAAAAAAAATCTGACCATGAAAGATAATCTGATCTCTTTCAAACGGTACAACCGATCGACCTCCATCTCCAGCTGCTTTTGGTCTTCCCATCTATTAAGAGTCTCCTTCATGTGGGAATCCAGTATAACCCCCCTCTGCCTCAGGACTTCATCAGTATTTTCCTGTCAATCCTCAATCTCTCAAGCTTTTCGCGAATGGCGCTGAGCTCCTGGGCAAGCGAGGAATCAAAGGACTGGATCATGGGATGGATGTTCTCCTTGTTGGAGATGTCAACGCATTGCGTCGACTTTGGCTTCGCATTGGTTTTAATATCATTAATAGCTGCATTAGGGAATGGGTCGATCTTGGGCTGCAGAGCTTTGCGGTTGCTGCTTTTCGGGTGGTGGCTGGAATTCGGAGACTGAACTGCAGCTTCTGGCATGTCGATGATGATGGATGACGGGATGTTTTATGTGCGTGTCTCTGTTTGTGTGTTTGTGAAATGAGATATTGGAAGGCTTTTTCATTTGTAGACTTTCTTGGGACTAGAGTGGAGtggatttgaatttgaaaagagCGTGGCGGTCTAACGGCTACTATTAATGATGCGACTGAAAGTTTGAGCTTCCTAATTTAAAACATCAGCACTCCAATtagttaaattaattaatagtcATTAGATATTTAGATTCACTCTTAGTGAGACCTAAGCAAGAATTAACACATGATATATAAATCGATCTTATTATCATAGCGGTGGCTTAAGATATgtaagaattattttaattggttGCTCATGGTTCGCAGTCGCGGTCGCGGAGATCGGAACGGATGCTACCGTTCCAGTTACAATGAAATTTCACGGAACGGTCTTGGAACgagtatttaaaaaatattataaatatataaaaattaaaatttggaaaatatttagaaatataaaaaataaacgtTCCGATCCCGTTTTGGTAAACCATGTTGGTGATAGATTGGGTGAAGGAAGGGTCGTTTGGTATTGTTTACTCTGGGCTGATCGTTTCAAAGAACGTAAATGTGGATCAAAATGTGACCAAACGAGCAAGTGCGAAAGCTGTTCAGCGAAAACAATGGCTCAAAGATAAAGTTGTACGAATGTATGCATATCCATTTCTTTCACGGGTGCGTGCGTTGCTCTTGGTCTTGAAGATAATGAAGATAAGAGGTATGCTAATCTGGATGTAGTGTATAGGTAAAAATAGGAGTTCAAGGTGCGGTGGAGCGTGGAGATTATGAAGAGTGGTTCAATTACAAGATTTCACGAGCAGCTCCAGACACATGTGCTAAATTCCTTGGAAGCTTTGTGTCAGATACCACTGATAACTCTGTATACAAAGGGTTAGAAATGGCTTGTGTGGAAATTTGAGGTACTTGATTCATAGTGATATTATATGAATTCAACATGTGCTtatattctatttttatttattaattattggaAAAAAAGACAAAATCATAATTGTCAATCCGAGCAGATCATAATAATACACCGCTAGGAATGCATATGACGCTGTAAATTTATGGGCTGGCGTCAGTTTGTGTGGACCGACGATGAACCCACCCAGAAGCAGGCCCAGTGAGATAACCATCGGATTTTGGGCCCACACAAGTCCGCGTTCGTAAAATATGGTGCAAATTTTCTCCCCTTACGTTCTTGACGCGTtcttcaattaaaataataataattagcaTTACCAATCATCAATCCACAtccatataatataataatatatatatttaacgtAGAATAAGTTTCATTTGACATAGATCTATATCCGAGCAAATCGGTTCATATTTTTTActaaaaaagtaattttttccataataataatatatttttatgtgtTAGATCagataagagatccgtctcataaaattgattcataatatagtttgataaaaaaaatacaacccataaaaccgtctcacacaaatttttgtccaaTTTTAACTTCTACCGCCACATCTTAGAACATGTgaccttttatttatttatttatttttttgttgttaaaaAATTAAGAATGGACATGGCGTAATAAATGCAGTATgggatttaaaatatttaaaatttactaTAATGTAAATACCATTTAGTTCTTACTTAAGTTTTGGGCACAAGTTGGATGCATGATTCATTGGGTAGTTGAAAAATGAAATCACAGGCAACCTGTCTGCCAGTCATGCAAAAAATTAGTATACGACTTTTTCCAAATAGCGTACACACATTAACTAATtaatcactttataaaataaaGAATATAATAAATGAAATGAGCCTCCACTAAGCCCGTCGTTTGTTTGTTGTCTAACAATAATAGACAGGACTTCCTCACCACATTTCTCtctgtttttttctttttcattttttcttttttactaTCCAACTGCAATACGAGCAAAGCTTTTCTTTCAGTTGCTTCAagtgctgctgctgctgtttcGATTCAGGTACATGTTGTTCTCTCAATGTCTCTGTTACTCTTCGTGTTTTTGGTTGTTAGATTTGTGTTTTCTCTTTGCATATATAAATATTCATGTTTTATTGTTTTGTGACGGATCTACGAAGTTCTGCTGCTCGATTGCTGCGTCATTCTGAACTATTGCAGATCTCTGCTCTGTATTTAGGGATTTGGTCTTCGCTGAGGAATGTTTTGGTTGTGACTTGTGAGTTCCATTTTTAGATTTAGATTTGTCAGGCTTTGATTCGTAGTACATAGGATAGCGCTGCGTTTTAAGATTGAGGATGGTATGTATGATGTATCAAAGCTTTAGTTAAAAATACCCCgttccttgatttttttttttttttttttttgaaaatttaactTCTAATTTACCAGTGAAGTTATGGTACTGATTGAAGGACAATATTTGAGTGCAAAGAAGATCGATCATATgtatatcaaattttttttagtcAATTTTCTAAATTTACCTCATTCTAATAGCTGATTATATGTTCGTTTGGTGGATTTCCAGGGGCTATCTACGTTAGTCCTCGATGAGGAACCGCAATAATCCTTGGCTCTTACTGGCCCTTAGTTTTCTGCTTCTGGCGTTTGTAATATCAGCCGTTGATTATGCACCAACGGAGAAGATTTTCATGAGCTGTGGAGGTCCTGCTGACTCTACAGACTCTGATGGTCGAAAATGGACATCAGATATTGGCTCTAAGTTCGTGTTAACGAGCAGCAACTCTTTAACCGCCACCGCGGCCACCCAAAAACCTTCCGTCCCCCAAGTACCTTACATGACAGCCCGGATATTTCAATCTGATTTCACCTATAGTTTCCCTGTGGCACCAGGTCGTAAGTTTCTTCGTTTGTATTTCTATCCCGCGTCCTATGGTGGATTAAATGCTTCCAATGGTGTATTTTCGGTGATTTGTGGACCCTATACTCTCGTGAAGAACTTTAGTGCTGCTCAAACCACCGAGGCCTTGAATTATGATTATATGATGAAGGAGTTCTCTGTGAACGTCGCATCTGAGGTATTCAATGTAACATTCATGCCATCCCGTGATACTTCTAACTCATATGCATTCGTCAATGGGATCGAGATTGTTTCACATCCTGATATATATAGTACAGATGGAACGGAAACTGTTGTTGGTCAACCCACTGGATTCACTATTGACAACACTACGGCTCTAGAGAATTTATATCGGCTAAATGTGGGTGGAAACGACATTTCACCCTCCAAAGATACTGGTCTCTACAGGTCTTGGCGTGATGATTCAAGTTACATATTTAGTGCGGCCAATGGAGTTACGGAAGTCCCTGATCCAAATGTGACGGTTAGCTATCCTCCAGGATCGCCAACCTACATTGCCCCACTTGATGTATACTCTACTTTGAGATCAATGGGTCCAAATGCTTCTGTAAATCAGAACTATAATCTAACTTGGCTTTTCCTTGTTGATTCCGGCTTCTCTTATCTGGTTAGACTCCACTTCTGCGAAATAACAGACATTGTTTACAAAGTGAACCAAAGAGTCTTCAGTATCTTCATGAATAATCAGACTGCAGAAAAGGAGGCAGATGTTATTGCCTGGGCAGGTAGCAACGGTGTCCCTGTTCACAAGGATTATATGGTTGTCGTTCCAACCGGACCACCAATGCAGGATCTCTGGCTCGATTTGCACCCTTTTATTTCATCAAAACCCCAGTTCTATGATGCTATCTTGAATGGTCttgaaatattcaaaataaatgatACCAGCGGGAATCTAGCTGGTTCGAATCCAACTCCCCTCGCACAACCGAAAGTTGATACCGATGAATCATCTGGATCTGTTCAATCTAAAAGTCACAAAGCAGTTATCGGAGGAGGTGTTGCTGGAGGAATTGCGGCACTTCTTCTTGTTGGTTTGATTGTATGTATAGTTTCCCGCCAACGCCAAAAGCACAGAAAGGATCCCGGCGCTAGTGATGGCTGGCTTCCACTATCCTTGTATGGAAATTCACATTCGTCTGGATCTGCGAAGACAAACACCACTGGAAGTATTGCCTCCTCACTTCCATCAAACCTTTGTCGACACTTTTCATTTTCTGAGATCAAGGCTGCAACAAATGGCTTCGATGAGGCTCTTCTCCTTGGGGTAGGGGGTTTTGGTAAAGTTTATCGTGGAGAGATTGACAGCGGCACAAAAGTTGCAATTAAGCGTGGGAATCCACTCTCTGAACAAGGGGTGCATGAATTCCAAACTGAGATCGAAATGCTCTCTAAACTTCGCCACCGTCACCTTGTGTCTTTGATTGGGTATTGCGAAGAGAACTGTGAAATGATTCTTGTATATGATTACATGGCTTATGGAACTCTTAGGGAGCATCTTTACAAGACTCAAAAGCCGCCATTGCCATGGAAGCAGAGGCTTGAGATTTGTATTGGTGCTGCTCGTGGTTTGCATTATCTGCACACTGGTGCAAAACACACCATCATCCATCGTGATGTCAAGACAACAAACATTCTCTTGGATGAGAAGTGGGTAGCAAAAGTTTCAGATTTCGGGCTGTCCAAAACGGGACCCTCTCTGGATCACACACACGTCAGCACAGTGGTGAAGGGTAGTTTCGGTTATCTGGATCCAGAGTACTTCAGAAGGCAGCAACTGACTGAAAAATCTGATGTATACTCA from the Primulina eburnea isolate SZY01 chromosome 3, ASM2296580v1, whole genome shotgun sequence genome contains:
- the LOC140825625 gene encoding receptor-like protein kinase FERONIA, whose amino-acid sequence is MRNRNNPWLLLALSFLLLAFVISAVDYAPTEKIFMSCGGPADSTDSDGRKWTSDIGSKFVLTSSNSLTATAATQKPSVPQVPYMTARIFQSDFTYSFPVAPGRKFLRLYFYPASYGGLNASNGVFSVICGPYTLVKNFSAAQTTEALNYDYMMKEFSVNVASEVFNVTFMPSRDTSNSYAFVNGIEIVSHPDIYSTDGTETVVGQPTGFTIDNTTALENLYRLNVGGNDISPSKDTGLYRSWRDDSSYIFSAANGVTEVPDPNVTVSYPPGSPTYIAPLDVYSTLRSMGPNASVNQNYNLTWLFLVDSGFSYLVRLHFCEITDIVYKVNQRVFSIFMNNQTAEKEADVIAWAGSNGVPVHKDYMVVVPTGPPMQDLWLDLHPFISSKPQFYDAILNGLEIFKINDTSGNLAGSNPTPLAQPKVDTDESSGSVQSKSHKAVIGGGVAGGIAALLLVGLIVCIVSRQRQKHRKDPGASDGWLPLSLYGNSHSSGSAKTNTTGSIASSLPSNLCRHFSFSEIKAATNGFDEALLLGVGGFGKVYRGEIDSGTKVAIKRGNPLSEQGVHEFQTEIEMLSKLRHRHLVSLIGYCEENCEMILVYDYMAYGTLREHLYKTQKPPLPWKQRLEICIGAARGLHYLHTGAKHTIIHRDVKTTNILLDEKWVAKVSDFGLSKTGPSLDHTHVSTVVKGSFGYLDPEYFRRQQLTEKSDVYSYGVVLFEILCARPALNPTLPKEQVSLAEWALHCHKKGILDQIIDPYLKGKIAPECFKKMAETAVKCVSDVGTERPSMGDVLWNLEFALQLQESAEESESFDVKNTTNSSPGFDENITDSKSSGLSMSIGGRSLASEDSDGLTPSAVFSQIMNPKGR
- the LOC140828071 gene encoding uncharacterized protein, with the protein product MAGIPNFKPLSFRPLSLSLCSNSRPLVLLTQLRTPSRRRTFPKIHALSSNDIKVGLNIEVDGAPWRVLEFLHVKPGKGAAYVRTTLRNYVTGNQVERTFRAGSKLEAADILKETKQYTYKDGAQYVFMDLTTYEEFRLDEADVGDKSKWLKEGMDCNLLFWNNKVIDFELPITVKLTVVEVDPGLRGDTAQGGSKPATLDTGAVVSVPLFIDKGEEILVDTRTGQYMSRA